A window from Podospora bellae-mahoneyi strain CBS 112042 chromosome 1 map unlocalized CBS112042p_1, whole genome shotgun sequence encodes these proteins:
- a CDS encoding uncharacterized protein (EggNog:ENOG503P4MT) codes for MFFKATFLFSLLATSLALPTGTASRNVEKRGILQVQNYSQFQVSGGVAGNALAEVNAKFPINLNNPGSVDAEDLAILKAARKTAENAETKAGGFNEAIEAAGGEKTTTGRALQNGKIKNKVLKLQLQVMIAQIEAAQGKDTAVKLADVTKKLNKNVETDQKNAGQLSTTVNFQGTSQP; via the exons ATGTTCTTCAAGGCCACcttccttttctccctcctcgccacctcTTTGGCTCTCCCCACTGGTACCGCTAGCCGCAACGTCGAGAAGAGAGGTATTCTTCAGGTCCAGAACTACTCTCAGTTCCAAGTCTCCGGCGGTGTCGCTGGCAATGCCCTCGCCGAGGTCAATGCCAAGTTTCCC ATCAATCTGAATAATCCCGGCTCCGTCGACGCCGAGGatctcgccatcctcaaggcTGCTCGCAAGACGGCCGAAAACGCCGAGACCAAGGCCGGTGGCTTCAACGAGGCCATCGAGGCGGCGGGCGGTGAGAAGACCACTACCGGCAGGGCTCTCCAGAacggcaagatcaagaacaaggttCTGAAGCTGCAGCTCCAGGTTATGATTGCTCAGATTGAGGCTGCTCAGGGCAAGGACACTGCTGTGAAGCTTGCTGATGTCACCAAGAAGTTGAACAAGAATGTTGAGACTGATCAGAAGAACGCTGGCCAGCTGAGCACTACTGTTAACTTTCAGGGTACTAGCCAGCCTTAA